CGATCAGCCAGGCGGGCATGGTCGTGCGCTGGGAGAAGACGGCGAAGCTGCGGCCGGGCGAGGAGGTCCCCAGCTACTCGCCCGAGGGCGTACTGGTGACGACGCTGCGCCACGACCGCCACTGGCGGCTGAAGCAGGCGCTCAACGGCTTCGGCTGCGCCATGACCGCGACGGTGACGGTGATCTTCGGCTTCGCCAAGTTCAGCGAGGGCGCCTGGATCGTGATCGTGCTCGTGCCGGTGCTCACCTTCATCTTCTTCCGCATCCATCACCACTACAAAGCGGTGAAAGACGAACTGGCGGTGGCCCCCGAAGAGGCGGACAAATTCCTGAACCTCCCCTCGCGCAAGCTGATGCTGCTGGCAGTGAACGACCTCTCGCGCCACACGCTGCCGGCGTTGCGCGATGTGCTGCAGGCGGGCGGGTCGGGCCTGGTGCGCCAGGCGATCCACGTGGAGACGAACGAGCACGACGCGGCCGATCTGGCGCATCAATGGGAAGAACAGCATCTGGAAGAGCGCGGCGTGCCGCTGGTCGTGCTGCCGAGCGCCTTCGGCGGTGGCGATGTGGTCGGCGACCTGGTGAGCTACGTGCGCGGCGTGCTGGCGGCCGATCCCGAGATCCGCGTGGACGTGCTGATTCCCGAGTGGTCCAGCGGCGGCTCGTTGTGGACGTGGCTGGCGGCGCGCGGGCTGCACCACCTCACCGGCTCGCGCCTCAAGCTGGCGTTTTTGGGCCAGAGCCGCGTGACCGTGACCAACCACCGCTACGTGCTGCGCAAGGCGGCGTGAGCCGGCGGGATCAGCGAGCGACGTGGCCGGCTTGAGCCGTCCGCAGGCGCCGCCGCTGGTTGCTTGGCATCCGCATACCTGAACGCCTGGGATTCTCGACACTATTGTGAAGCGGTCTCTACCCTGTCGCCGGATCTTCGCGCCGTAAGCGCCGCGGTGCGGGTTGGCGTTGGCGCGCCCGCACAACGGCCTGTGCCGCGCCGCCGCCGCCACGGTATAGTGTTGAATCAAGCAAGCGCACGTATGAAGAAAGCCGTCTCCTATGCCGCCACCCGGTGAAACGGCGGCTCTGTCCAGCGTCCCCGGCGAGGCCGCGGTGGCCACGCTGATGGAGGCGATGGACTGGGCGGCAACGCCGCTCGGCCCGCGCGAGCAGTGGCCGCAGAGCCTGCGCAGCGCCGTCACCCTGATCCTGGAATCGCGCTACCCGATGATGGTGGCGTGGGGCCAGGATCTGATCCAGTTCTACAACGACGCCCTTCGCCCGATCCTTGGCGCCTCGAAGCACCCCTCGGCCCTGGGTGCGCCCGCTGCCGAGACCTGGCCCGAGGCCTACGGCTTGATCGGTCCGCTGATGCACGGCGTGATGGACTCCGGTGTGGCCGTGTCAAACGGGAACCTGCTGGTGCCCCTGGACCGCTTCGGCTTCTTGGAGGAGACCCACTTCGACCACTCCTACAGTCCGATTCGCGACGAGACGGGCAGCGTCGCCGGCGTGCTGGTGACCTGCCAGGAGATGACCACGCAGGTGCTCGGCGAGCGGCGCCTCGGCATCCTGCGCGACCTGGCGGCGGGCACGGCCGAGGCACGCACGGCGGAAGAGGCTTGCCGCATCGCGGCCGCCACGCTGGCGACGGCGCAGGCCGATCTGCCGTTTGCGCTGCTGTACCTGCTGGACGCCGAAGGGAGGAACGCCCGGCTGGCGGGCGTTTCGGGGCTGCCCGCGGGCCTGCCCGCATCGCCGGAGACCGCCTCGCTCGCCGCAACGGTCGATCAAGCCTCCAACGGCTGCTGGCCACTCGGCAGCGTGGTTGAGAGCGGCCAGACGATCACCCTGCTCGATCTCGCCAGGCGCTTCGGCGTGCTGCCGGTCGCTGCGGCTCCGCCCTGGGATGCGCCGCCGTGGACGGCCGCGCCGCAGAGCGCGGTGCTCCTGCCCCTGGCGCGGCCGGGCCAGGGCCGGGCGGTTGGGGTGGTGGTGGCGGGCGTCAGCCCGCGCCTGGCGCTCGATCAGCCCTACCGCGACTTCATGGACCTGCTGGCGGGACAGATTACCAGCGCCATCGCCAACGCCCGCGCCTACGAAGAGGAACGGGGACGCGCCGAGGCGCTGGCCGAGCTGGACCGCGCCAAGACGGTCTTCTTCTCCAACGTCAGCCACGAGTTCCGCACGCCGCTCACCCTGCTGCTGGGTCCGCTGCAGGATCTGCTGGCGGGAACGGCGGGTGAGCTGCCGTCCGCGGCGCGTGAGCAGCTTCTCCTGGCACAGCGTAATGCCGGCCGGCTGCTGCGGCTGGTGAACACGCTGCTGGACTTCTCGCGCATCGAGGCGGGGCGCATGCAGGCGGTGTTTGAGCCCACCGACCTCGCGGCGCTCAGCGCAGACCTGGCCAGCGTCTTTCGCTCGGCGGTGGAGCGCGCGGGGCTGCGGCTGAACATCGATTGCCCGCCGCTGCCGCAGCCGGTTTACGTCGACCGCGAGCTGTGGGAGAAGATCGTCCTCAATCTGCTATCCAACGCGCTGAAGTTCACGTTTGCGGGCGAGATCGACGTGCGCCTGGCCTGGCAGGGCGACCACGCGACGCTGACGGTGCGCGACACCGGCGTCGGCATCCCCGCCGACGAACTGCCCCGTCTGTTCGAGCGCTTCCACCGCATACAGGGCACGCGCGGCCGCAGTGCAGAGGGCACGGGCATCGGCCTGGCGCTGGTGCAGGAGCTGGTACGGTTGCACGGCGGCACGGTCACGGTGGAGAGCACGCCGGGCAAGGGGACGGCGTTCAGAATCTCGGTGCCGGCCGGCAGCGCCCACCTCCCATCCGATCGCATCGAGGCGCCGCGCGGCGCGGCCTCGACCGCGATCGGCGCCGCGCCCTTCGTGGAGGAGGCGCTGCGCTGGCTGCCGGACGACACCGACTCGAACCCGGCGCCGGCGCCGGAAAGCGAGAGCCTGCCCTGGCAGGCGGCGCCTCCCGCCGTCCCAGCCGTGCACGCGGCGCGAATCTTGATCGCCGACGACAACGCCGACATGCGCGCCTATCTGCAGCGCCTGCTCGGCCGGCGCTGGCGCGTGGAGGCCGTGGCCGACGGCGCGGCCGCGCTCGCCGCCGCGCGGCGGCAGACCCCGGATCTGGTGCTGGCCGACGTGATGATGCCGGGCATGGACGGCTTCGCTCTGCTGCGCGCGCTGCGCACGGATGAGGCGACGCGGCAGGCGCCGGTGCTGCTGCTCTCGGCGCGGGCCGGCGAAGAGGCCAGCGTCGAGGGTCTTCGGGCCGGCGCCGATGACTATCTGGTCAAGCCGTTCTCCGCACGCGAGCTGCTGGCGCGCGTGAGCGCGCACCTCGAACTGGCGCGGCTGCGGGCGGAGGCGGCGCGACGCGAGCAGGCGCTGCGGCGCGAAGCCGAGCAGGCGCGCGAGGCTGCCGAAGGCGAGCGTCAACGGCTGTTCGACCTCTTCATCGAGGCGCCGGCGATCATCTGCCTCCTGCAGGGGCCAGAGCACCGTTTCGTCTTCGCCAACCCGCGCTACTGGCAGGTCGTCGGCAAGCGCAACCCCATCGGCCTCAGCGTGCGCGAGGCCTTGCCCGAGATCGCCGCACAGGGCTTCCTGAAACTGCTGGACCGGGTCTTCGCCAGCGGCCAGCCGGCCTACGGCGCCGAGCAACTCGTGCTGCTCGACCGCAACGGCACCGGCGCCCTGGAGCAGGCGTACTTCGACTTCATCTATCAGCCCACCCACGGCGAGGATGGCCGCGTCGACGGCATCTTCGTCCACGCCGTAGAAGTGACGCAGCAAGTGCGGGCGCGCCAGGAGACCGAGCGGCTTGCCGAAGCGAATGCCCGGCTGCTCCGTGAAACGAAGGCTGCCCTCGGCGAGCGCGACGCCTTCATCGCCGCGATCACTCACGATCTGAAGTCGCCGCTGACGAGCATCACCGGCGTGGTGCAACTGCTCGAACGCCGGGCGCAGAGCGCCGATACGGTGGAGAGCGGCCCGCTGCGGCAAGGCCTGGGCATCATCGCGGGCGCCGGGGCGCGCATGCTGGCGATGGTATCCGAGTTGGTGGATCTCGCGCGGCTGCAGAGCGGGCAGCCGCCCGAGCTGGATCGCTCGACCTTCGACCTCGTGGTGGCGGCGCGGCATTGCGTGGCCGAGATCCAGCAGACGGCACGCCGTCATACGCTCACCGTCGCGGCGCAGACGGATGCGGTCGTCGGACGGTGGGACCGGCCGCGGATCGAACGCGTGATCACCAATATGCTCAGCAACGCGGTCAAATACAGTCCGGACGGCGGCACGATCGGCGTGAGCGTCGGCACGGAGGATCGTCAGGGAGCCGGCTGGGCGGTGCTGCGGGTGAGCGATCAGGGCGCCGGCATCCCGCGGGCCGAACTCCCGCACGTGTTCGACCGCTTCTACCGTGGCAGCAACGTCAGCGGCCATGTCGCTGGCGCCGGCATCGGCCTCGCCGGCGCGAAGCAGATCGTGGAGCTGCACGGCGGCACGATCGAGGTGGAGAGCCGCGAAGGTGAAGGCTCGACCTTCACCGTGCGCCTGCCGCGGGAGGAGTAAGCGCCGCGCCCGGCCCTCACGTCACTTCACGTACCCCTCTCCCATTCCCAGGAGAGGGACGATCCGGTACTGCCGGGCTCGGATGGCGTCGGGCGAACCGTTCCGGGCGTGGAACGCCCGGTCTTCCATTCCCTATTCCTCCCTATCCCCTACACGGTGAAGAACTGGCGGTCGCCGGCGTCGCCCAGGCCGGGCAGGATATAGCTGTGCTCATCGAGGCGGTCGTCGATCGCGGCCAGGTGGATGGGCACGTCGGGAAAGGCGCGCTGCACCGCGGCCACGCCTTCGGGCGCGGCGATCAGGCCGATGAACTTGATCCGCGCGATGCCCGCCTCGCGCAGCACGCCGATCGCCGCCACGGCCGAGCCGCCGGTGGCCAGCATCGGATCCAGCACCAGCGCCAGGTCGAACTGCGGCGGGCGCGGCAGCCGGTTGTAGTACGCCACGGGCTGCAACGTCGCATGGTCACGGTACATACCCAGGTGCCAGACCTGCGCCAGCGGCACCATCTGCAGCACGCCGTCGGCCATGCTGATGCCGGCGCGCAGGATGGGCACGAGGCCGATGCGATCGGCAAGTTGCTGGCCGGTGGCGGGCTGCATCGGCGTGACGATCCGCACATCATGGAGGCGGGCGTCGGCCAGCGCCTCGTAGGCCAGGAGCCAGGACAGCTCGCGGATCAACTCGCGGAACAGCTTCGGCTCGGTCTCTTTGCGGCGCAGCGTGGTCAGCTTGTCGCGCACCAGCGGGTGGGTCGAGGCGAACACGCCGGCAAGGGAGGCGTCAGGCATGCGCGAGCTCCGGGGCGCCGCTCGTCAACGTACGGCGCGGAGCGATTATACGGGTGGTTGGCCGTGCTTTTCAGTGCAAGTCTCCTTGACTCAAGGCGGGGCCGTTGATACTCTTACCGCCGAAGCGCGCGCAGCAGTGTGCGGTAGCTTGCCTGTTTTTATGGTGTAAGCCGTGAGGCGAAGCATCCGTGACGACGGGCAAGCTGCGAGGGTGCGGTCGCTGCCGGGCGCTCGCGGCGAAGACTTGAGCGGTCCGGCGGCCGGAACCCGCTCAGGTCCTGGCCCGGGTGGCGCAACGGCAGCGCAACCGATTTGTAATCGGTAGGTTAGGGGTTCGAATCCCCTCTCGGGCTCCGAACCGCAGCACCGCGGCGCAGCGCGAACCGGGGAGCCAGCCGCTGCCCGCACCGCCCACGGCACCCTCACACCTGCTGTTCGACGCCCGCGACCGCCCTCATAGCTCAGCCGGCAGAGCGCGTTCTTGGTAAGAACGAGGTCTCCAGTTCGAATCTGGATGAGGGCTCCAGCGCGTTCCGGCGTGGCGCTATGCTCTGCGACATTATCTGCATCGGCACCGAATGCCGCCGTTCGGTGAGGAGGACATTCAAGTCATGGCGAAAGCGAAATTTGCGCGGACGAAGCCGCATGTGAACGTGGGCACGATCGGGCATGTGGACCACGGCAAGACGACGCTGACGGCGGCGATCACCAAGGTGCTGGCGCTCCGAGGCGAGGCGCAGTTCCGCAGCTTCGACTCGATCGACAACGCGCCCGAGGAGCGGGCGCGCGGCATCACCATCGCCATCGCCCACGTGGAGTACGAGACGGACAAGCGGCATTATGCCCACGTCGACTGCCCCGGCCACGCCGACTACATCAAGAACATGATCACCGGTGCGGCGCAGATGGACGGCGCCATCCTCGTCGTGGCGGCGCCGGAAGGGCCGATGC
This genomic stretch from Dehalococcoidia bacterium harbors:
- a CDS encoding ATP-binding protein, with amino-acid sequence MATLMEAMDWAATPLGPREQWPQSLRSAVTLILESRYPMMVAWGQDLIQFYNDALRPILGASKHPSALGAPAAETWPEAYGLIGPLMHGVMDSGVAVSNGNLLVPLDRFGFLEETHFDHSYSPIRDETGSVAGVLVTCQEMTTQVLGERRLGILRDLAAGTAEARTAEEACRIAAATLATAQADLPFALLYLLDAEGRNARLAGVSGLPAGLPASPETASLAATVDQASNGCWPLGSVVESGQTITLLDLARRFGVLPVAAAPPWDAPPWTAAPQSAVLLPLARPGQGRAVGVVVAGVSPRLALDQPYRDFMDLLAGQITSAIANARAYEEERGRAEALAELDRAKTVFFSNVSHEFRTPLTLLLGPLQDLLAGTAGELPSAAREQLLLAQRNAGRLLRLVNTLLDFSRIEAGRMQAVFEPTDLAALSADLASVFRSAVERAGLRLNIDCPPLPQPVYVDRELWEKIVLNLLSNALKFTFAGEIDVRLAWQGDHATLTVRDTGVGIPADELPRLFERFHRIQGTRGRSAEGTGIGLALVQELVRLHGGTVTVESTPGKGTAFRISVPAGSAHLPSDRIEAPRGAASTAIGAAPFVEEALRWLPDDTDSNPAPAPESESLPWQAAPPAVPAVHAARILIADDNADMRAYLQRLLGRRWRVEAVADGAAALAAARRQTPDLVLADVMMPGMDGFALLRALRTDEATRQAPVLLLSARAGEEASVEGLRAGADDYLVKPFSARELLARVSAHLELARLRAEAARREQALRREAEQAREAAEGERQRLFDLFIEAPAIICLLQGPEHRFVFANPRYWQVVGKRNPIGLSVREALPEIAAQGFLKLLDRVFASGQPAYGAEQLVLLDRNGTGALEQAYFDFIYQPTHGEDGRVDGIFVHAVEVTQQVRARQETERLAEANARLLRETKAALGERDAFIAAITHDLKSPLTSITGVVQLLERRAQSADTVESGPLRQGLGIIAGAGARMLAMVSELVDLARLQSGQPPELDRSTFDLVVAARHCVAEIQQTARRHTLTVAAQTDAVVGRWDRPRIERVITNMLSNAVKYSPDGGTIGVSVGTEDRQGAGWAVLRVSDQGAGIPRAELPHVFDRFYRGSNVSGHVAGAGIGLAGAKQIVELHGGTIEVESREGEGSTFTVRLPREE
- the upp gene encoding uracil phosphoribosyltransferase — encoded protein: MPDASLAGVFASTHPLVRDKLTTLRRKETEPKLFRELIRELSWLLAYEALADARLHDVRIVTPMQPATGQQLADRIGLVPILRAGISMADGVLQMVPLAQVWHLGMYRDHATLQPVAYYNRLPRPPQFDLALVLDPMLATGGSAVAAIGVLREAGIARIKFIGLIAAPEGVAAVQRAFPDVPIHLAAIDDRLDEHSYILPGLGDAGDRQFFTV